In Haematobia irritans isolate KBUSLIRL chromosome 1, ASM5000362v1, whole genome shotgun sequence, a genomic segment contains:
- the LOC142219716 gene encoding uncharacterized protein LOC142219716, translating into MLYTQYTNMIKLIYVSLLLIIMILADKPEWYPENATEIEKECLEKFPISREAKTDIKSIKLVDVPNMSSLLLCVAHGQNVYDPEIELKAERIVYGLYRSLHLKCELNLVQECLDDNRDYHEDGNHDNFMYTLVKCIFDKSSEQCVLSDD; encoded by the exons ATGTTATACACTCAGTATACCAACATGATTAAGCTTATTTACGTCAGCTtgttattaataataatg ATATTGGCCGACAAACCGGAATGGTATCCCGAAAATGCTactgaaattgaaaaagaaTGTCTTGAGAAATTTCCCATTAGTCGTGAAGCTAAGACCGATATTAAAAGCATTAAGCTGGTAGATGTTCCCAATATGAGTTCACTTTTACTTTGTGTTGCTCATGGTCAAAATGTCTATGATCCAGAAATTGAACTTAAAGCGGAACGTATTGTATACGGTCTGTATAGAAGTTTGCATTTAAAATGTGAATTGAATTTAGTGCAGGAATGTTTAGATGACAATCGTGACTATCACGAAGATGGCAATCATGACAATTTCATGTACACCCTTGTCAAATGTATTTTCGACAAATCATCAGAGCAATGTGTCTTAAGTgacgattaa
- the LOC142219717 gene encoding uncharacterized protein LOC142219717, with the protein MKSLIIITLISTILAERPDWYPENPAAIEEKCMQDHSITPEIWSTIRSFKMEDSPNIRAFLLCLNINKGVFRPDKGFEPERLATGIRLTANVDCDVNMIRSCGEKYADLQPNDYMIYSIIKCTVDHKDGNCHKIQ; encoded by the exons atgaagagcTTAATCATTATCACACTCATATCAACA attCTTGCTGAACGTCCCGACTGGTATCCTGAGAACCCTGCAGCAATTGAAGAAAAATGCATGCAAGATCACTCTATAACCCCAGAAATTTGGTCCACAATTCGATCTTTCAAAATGGaagatagccccaatataagagCATTTCTACTCTGTTTGAATATCAACAAAGGTGTTTTCCGTCCTGACAAAGGATTTGAACCGGAAAGGCTTGCTACTGGTATTAGACTTACCGCTAATGTTGATTGTGATGTCAATATGATAAGATCTTGTGGTGAAAAGTATGCGGATCTGCAACCAAATGACTACATGATATATAGCATAATCAAGTGTACTGTTGACCATAAGGATGGAAATTGTCATAAAATACAGTAA
- the LOC142219718 gene encoding uncharacterized protein LOC142219718, which yields MSKIIGVFLLLSITAILAERPSWYPENAAELEVNCMKEHSVSPETVSKMRGFHLEEAPAIVSVLFCSGKAKNIYTADLGFVPERFAYGMKQNVKLDCDVDFIRNCAETHKEVQPAETMYFRVVKCVFDNREGHCKKVE from the exons atgagtAAAATAATTGGAGTTTTTCTTTTGCTATCGATAACTGCG ATTTTGGCCGAACGTCCTTCATGGTATCCCGAAAATGCTGCTGAATTGGAAGTTAACTGTATGAAAGAGCACTCTGTTAGTCCTGAAACTGTTTCGAAAATGCGTGGTTTTCATTTGGAAGAAGCTCCTGCTATAGTGTCCGTTCTATTCTGCAGTGGTAAAGCCAAAAATATCTACACCGCAGATTTGGGTTTTGTTCCCGAACGCTTTGCCTATGGCATGAAGCAGAATGTGAAACTGGATTGTGATGTCGACTTTATTCGAAATTGTGCTGAGACACATAAAGAAGTACAACCTGCAGAAACCATGTATTTCAGAGTTGTGAAATGTGTTTTCGATAACAGAGAAGGACATTGCAAGAAAGTTGAATAA
- the LOC142219719 gene encoding uncharacterized protein LOC142219719 — MTKFIVVLLVLSMTMIFAERPEWYPENAAELEVNCMKDHNVTPEIVAKIRSFHLDDTPEIRDVVYCSAKAKNIYRPGVGFEPERFVLGVRESVKMDCNINYIRSCGEKHKYVQPEKSMYFNVLKCIFEDLESNCKKIA; from the exons atgacaaaatttattgttgTCCTACTTGTATTGTCCATGACAATG ATCTTTGCCGAACGACCTGAATGGTATCCTGAGAATGCAGCTGAGCTTGAGGTAAACTGTATGAAAGATCATAATGTTACTCctgaaattgtggcaaaaattcGCTCCTTCCATTTGGATGATACGCCCGAAATACGTGATGTCGTTTACTGTAGTGCCAAAGCTAAAAACATTTATAGACCTGGAGTAGGCTTCGAACCAGAACGTTTTGTCTTGGGTGTAAGAGAGAGCGTTAAAATGGACTGTAACATTAATTACATTCGCAGTTGTGGAGAGAAACATAAATATGTTCAACCAGAGAAGTCGATgtatttcaatgttttgaaatgCATCTTTGAAGATTTGGAAagtaattgcaaaaaaattgcataa